The Agromyces marinus genome window below encodes:
- a CDS encoding FAD-binding and (Fe-S)-binding domain-containing protein, which yields MSDAPAFTTLPEPRTDVLEALQQVAPGRVHSRPSDRLAYAHDASHYRLPPAAVVVPRTAAEVAALLQRCTALGAPVTFRSAGTSLSGQASSSGIVLDTRRSFRSIRISEDGSSVTCGPGATIRAVNSRLAPTRRKLGPDPASEAACTIGGVVANNSSGMACGTDANTYRTLESCVLVLPSGTTIDTAAPDADAQLRRSEPSLHAGLVELRDLVRASESATTRISELFSIKNTMGYAVNAFVDFDRPVDILQHLVVGSEGTLAFVASATLRTVPVNPFVSTGILVFPSLEAATRSLPVLVDAGFATIELLDSTSLKVAQSDPDASSELRSISVDTHAAFLVEFQDPDQASLDAHLASVEALFDELPLSQSATLTTDPGIRAGLWRIRKGLYALVAGNRPPGTTALLEDVAVPVGNMLALCNGLTSLFDRHGYEASVIFGHAKDGNIHFMLNESFDDPEHVARYEAFTEDLVELVLSQHGTLKAEHGTGRIMAPFVRRQYGQELYDVMVAVKRLLDPAGILNPGVLLVEDPNVHIQNLKPVVRVEDEVDRCVECGYCEPICPSRDLTTTPRQRIVLRREIAIAEDAGDRTLADALREEYQYDAIDTCAVDGMCQTACPVDINTGDLVRRLRSEQSSSFEQAAWRTAARQWAAAARAGSAALSLADALPAAVPTHTTAAARGLLGAGAVPLYTADLPSGGTVRTAIAEADPEIVYFSSCVNTMFGPAPGGDGVSAAFLRLCERARVRIRTPDRIAGLCCGTPWKSKGMSKGLSVMREQVRDALLEATEGGRIPVVSDAASCTEGLLSLLEDEPALTVVDALEFIERRVLPRLPAGRKLQSVVIHPTCSSNRLGIDRSLESIAGAVAESVITPDDWGCCAFAGDRGMLHPELTASATAPEAASVRGVDASAYASANRTCELGMSRATGRSYRHVLEILDESLA from the coding sequence ATGAGCGATGCCCCGGCGTTCACGACGCTTCCCGAGCCCCGAACCGACGTACTGGAAGCCCTCCAGCAGGTCGCCCCGGGTCGTGTCCACTCCCGCCCGTCGGACAGGCTCGCCTACGCGCATGACGCGTCGCACTACCGATTGCCTCCCGCCGCCGTGGTGGTGCCTCGCACCGCCGCCGAGGTCGCGGCGCTGCTGCAACGCTGCACTGCGCTCGGCGCACCGGTGACCTTCCGCTCGGCCGGCACCAGCCTCAGCGGCCAGGCGAGCAGCAGCGGGATCGTGCTCGACACCCGACGCTCCTTCCGAAGCATCCGCATCTCCGAGGACGGATCCTCGGTGACCTGCGGTCCGGGCGCAACCATTCGTGCGGTGAACTCGCGGTTGGCGCCGACCCGCAGGAAGCTCGGACCCGACCCCGCGAGCGAGGCGGCCTGCACGATCGGCGGGGTCGTCGCGAACAACTCGAGCGGGATGGCGTGCGGAACGGACGCGAACACGTACCGCACCCTGGAATCGTGCGTGCTGGTGCTGCCCAGCGGCACGACGATCGACACCGCCGCACCCGACGCAGACGCACAGCTCCGTCGGTCGGAGCCGTCGCTGCATGCCGGACTGGTCGAGTTGCGGGACCTCGTGCGCGCGAGCGAGAGCGCCACGACGAGGATCAGCGAGCTGTTCTCGATCAAGAACACCATGGGGTACGCCGTCAACGCGTTCGTCGATTTCGACCGTCCCGTCGACATCCTCCAGCATCTCGTCGTCGGCAGCGAGGGAACGCTCGCCTTCGTCGCTTCGGCGACCCTGCGCACCGTGCCCGTCAACCCCTTCGTGTCGACCGGAATCCTCGTGTTCCCCTCGCTCGAGGCGGCCACACGATCGCTGCCCGTCCTGGTCGACGCAGGATTCGCGACGATCGAACTCCTGGATTCCACCAGCCTGAAGGTCGCGCAGAGCGACCCCGACGCGAGCAGCGAACTCCGGTCCATCTCGGTCGACACGCATGCCGCGTTCCTCGTCGAGTTCCAGGATCCCGACCAAGCGTCGCTCGACGCCCACCTCGCGTCGGTCGAGGCGCTCTTCGACGAGCTTCCGCTGTCGCAATCGGCCACCCTCACGACGGATCCCGGCATTCGGGCGGGGCTCTGGCGCATCCGCAAGGGCCTCTATGCCCTCGTGGCCGGCAACCGGCCCCCGGGAACCACCGCGCTCCTCGAGGACGTCGCCGTCCCGGTCGGGAACATGCTGGCGCTCTGCAATGGGCTCACGAGCCTCTTCGACCGGCACGGATACGAGGCGAGCGTCATCTTCGGGCATGCCAAGGACGGCAATATCCATTTCATGCTGAACGAGTCGTTCGACGATCCGGAACACGTCGCCCGCTACGAGGCGTTCACGGAGGATCTGGTCGAGCTCGTCCTCTCGCAGCACGGCACGCTCAAGGCCGAGCACGGCACGGGTCGGATCATGGCGCCGTTCGTTCGACGCCAGTACGGCCAGGAACTCTACGACGTCATGGTTGCGGTGAAGAGGCTCCTCGACCCGGCCGGGATCCTCAATCCCGGGGTGCTCCTCGTCGAGGACCCGAACGTCCACATCCAGAACCTGAAGCCGGTCGTCCGGGTGGAGGACGAGGTGGACCGGTGCGTGGAGTGCGGGTACTGCGAGCCCATCTGCCCGAGCCGGGACCTGACGACCACACCGAGGCAGCGGATCGTACTCCGTCGCGAGATCGCTATCGCAGAGGACGCCGGCGACCGCACACTCGCCGACGCCCTCCGCGAGGAGTACCAGTACGACGCGATCGACACATGCGCCGTCGACGGCATGTGCCAGACGGCCTGCCCGGTCGACATCAACACCGGGGATCTCGTGCGCCGACTCCGGTCGGAGCAGAGCAGCAGCTTCGAGCAAGCGGCATGGAGGACTGCAGCGCGACAGTGGGCGGCCGCGGCACGAGCCGGCAGCGCTGCGCTGTCCCTCGCCGATGCCCTTCCGGCAGCGGTGCCGACGCACACCACCGCGGCTGCACGGGGCCTGCTGGGCGCGGGTGCGGTGCCGCTCTACACCGCGGACCTTCCTTCCGGCGGCACGGTGCGAACGGCGATCGCCGAGGCCGATCCGGAGATCGTCTACTTCTCCTCCTGTGTCAACACGATGTTCGGCCCGGCGCCGGGCGGAGACGGTGTCAGTGCCGCCTTCCTTCGGCTCTGCGAGCGTGCACGCGTTCGCATCCGCACGCCTGACCGCATCGCCGGCCTCTGCTGCGGGACCCCGTGGAAGTCGAAGGGGATGTCGAAGGGCCTGAGCGTCATGCGAGAACAGGTACGGGACGCGCTGCTCGAGGCGACCGAGGGGGGTCGGATCCCCGTCGTGTCCGACGCAGCGTCGTGCACCGAGGGTCTCCTCTCGCTGCTCGAAGACGAGCCCGCACTCACGGTCGTCGACGCCCTCGAGTTCATCGAACGTCGCGTGCTGCCGCGACTGCCGGCCGGACGCAAGCTGCAGTCCGTCGTCATCCACCCGACGTGCTCCTCGAACCGCCTGGGGATCGATCGGTCCCTCGAATCGATCGCCGGTGCGGTCGCCGAGAGCGTCATCACGCCCGACGACTGGGGGTGCTGCGCCTTCGCCGGTGATCGGGGAATGCTGCATCCGGAATTGACCGCCTCCGCGACCGCTCCCGAAGCGGCGTCGGTACGTGGCGTCGATGCCTCCGCGTACGCATCGGCGAACCGCACGTGCGAACTGGGCATGAGCCGTGCGACCGGCCGCAGCTACCGGCACGTCCTCGAGATTCTCGACGAGAGTCTGGCCTGA
- a CDS encoding class I fructose-bisphosphate aldolase, which yields MDHVRLNRLFDAASGRLLDVAVDHGLFGEPSFIAGIEDMSQVVQTLVDAAPDAIQLSIGHAGLLQSVRGKQRPALVLRADVANVYGNPIDRHVFSHHIPNAVEAAVRLDAAAICVNLMHLPDHPAIREANIRSILQLRADATRFGMPLMIEPLVMQDARIAGGGYMTDGDSARIIALVRQARELGADLIKADPTDDLSEYRKVVQVAGDVPVLVRGGGRVDDRTLLERTVAVLDQGARGIVYGRNIVQHANPAGMTAALMAVLHRGATVDEALALIDGGDR from the coding sequence GTGGATCACGTTCGTTTGAATCGGCTGTTCGATGCAGCATCCGGGAGGCTGCTCGACGTGGCCGTGGATCATGGGCTCTTCGGTGAACCGAGCTTCATCGCCGGGATCGAGGACATGTCGCAGGTGGTGCAGACCCTGGTGGATGCCGCGCCGGATGCGATCCAGCTGTCCATCGGACATGCGGGACTGCTGCAATCGGTGCGAGGGAAGCAGCGTCCGGCGCTGGTCCTGCGCGCCGACGTGGCGAATGTCTACGGGAACCCGATCGATCGCCATGTCTTCAGTCACCACATCCCCAACGCCGTTGAAGCCGCCGTGAGGCTCGACGCTGCAGCGATCTGCGTGAACCTCATGCACCTGCCCGATCACCCCGCCATCCGCGAGGCGAACATCCGCTCGATCCTGCAGCTGCGTGCCGACGCGACGAGGTTCGGAATGCCCTTGATGATCGAGCCGCTCGTGATGCAGGACGCGCGAATCGCCGGTGGCGGGTACATGACCGACGGAGACTCGGCGCGGATCATCGCGCTCGTTCGCCAGGCGCGGGAACTCGGCGCGGACCTGATCAAGGCCGACCCGACCGACGACCTGAGCGAGTACCGCAAGGTCGTCCAGGTCGCCGGCGATGTGCCCGTCCTGGTCCGGGGTGGCGGACGCGTCGACGACCGCACGCTGCTCGAGCGGACGGTCGCAGTGCTCGACCAGGGGGCTCGGGGCATCGTGTACGGGCGGAACATCGTCCAGCATGCGAACCCCGCGGGCATGACGGCCGCGCTGATGGCGGTCCTCCACCGCGGCGCGACCGTGGACGAAGCGCTCGCACTGATCGATGGGGGTGACCGGTGA
- a CDS encoding NADPH-dependent F420 reductase, whose amino-acid sequence MADRPRIGIFGAGKVGTALARLLLDAGYEVALTGSPRQTALDLLVAVVAPGARVATADDLVAGADVIVVAVPFGKAPSVPWDAFDGRIVVDATNYWPPVDGHIAEIDDDPRTTSEVHAGWNPAARLVKSLNHLGYHDMEDDALPAGSPLRRALAVVGDDAEARAVVAAIIDDIGFDPVDGGALVNGCALEPGHPAFGRELSATELEGLLEAERVVAA is encoded by the coding sequence GTGGCGGATCGGCCGAGGATCGGCATCTTCGGGGCCGGCAAGGTCGGTACCGCGCTCGCGCGGCTCCTGCTCGACGCCGGGTACGAGGTCGCCCTCACCGGATCGCCCCGGCAGACGGCGCTCGACCTGCTCGTGGCCGTCGTCGCCCCCGGGGCGCGCGTCGCGACCGCCGACGACCTCGTCGCCGGGGCTGACGTCATCGTCGTCGCCGTGCCCTTCGGCAAGGCGCCGAGCGTGCCCTGGGACGCGTTCGACGGCAGGATCGTCGTCGACGCCACGAACTACTGGCCGCCCGTCGACGGGCACATCGCGGAGATCGACGACGACCCGCGCACGACGAGCGAGGTGCACGCCGGCTGGAACCCCGCGGCCCGGCTCGTGAAGTCGCTGAACCACCTCGGCTACCACGACATGGAGGACGACGCGCTTCCCGCCGGATCGCCGCTCCGCCGCGCCCTGGCGGTGGTCGGCGACGACGCGGAGGCGCGCGCCGTGGTCGCCGCGATCATCGACGACATCGGCTTCGACCCGGTCGACGGAGGGGCGCTCGTGAACGGGTGCGCACTCGAACCGGGTCACCCGGCGTTCGGCCGCGAGCTGTCGGCGACCGAACTCGAGGGCCTGCTGGAGGCCGAGCGCGTCGTGGCGGCCTGA
- a CDS encoding LLM class flavin-dependent oxidoreductase has protein sequence MARGLEFGLDTFGDVTLGADGEPLSQAQVLRDVVAEAELADRLGLDFFGVGEHHRHEFAISAPEVVLAAIAGRTERIHLGSAVTVLSSDDPVRVHQRFATLDGLSGGRAEVILGRGSFIESFPLFGYRLDQYQELFDEKLALFSALLPQEPVTWEGALRPPLAGQEVFPKVEHGPLRTWIGVGGSPESVVRAAQYGLPLVLAIIGGSPARFAPLAELYRKALAQFGHDPQPVAVHSPGIIAETDEEALETLWPHYEVIMNRIGRERGWGAVTRAHFEGEAGPNGALYAGSPETVARKIASAVRAIGAERFDLKYSNGTLPHEAMLRTIELYATRVVPRVRELLAESGGADRADAAAAS, from the coding sequence ATGGCGCGCGGACTCGAGTTCGGACTGGACACGTTCGGCGACGTGACCCTCGGCGCGGACGGCGAACCGCTCTCGCAGGCGCAGGTGCTGCGCGACGTCGTCGCGGAGGCGGAACTGGCCGACCGGCTCGGTCTGGATTTCTTCGGCGTCGGCGAGCACCACCGGCACGAGTTCGCGATCTCGGCGCCCGAGGTCGTGCTCGCCGCGATCGCGGGTCGCACCGAGCGCATCCACCTCGGCTCGGCCGTCACCGTGCTGAGCTCGGACGACCCCGTGCGGGTCCACCAGCGGTTCGCGACCCTCGACGGCCTCTCCGGCGGTCGCGCGGAGGTCATCCTCGGACGCGGGTCGTTCATCGAGTCGTTCCCGCTGTTCGGGTACCGCCTCGATCAGTACCAGGAGCTGTTCGACGAGAAGCTCGCCCTGTTCTCGGCGCTGCTGCCGCAGGAGCCCGTGACCTGGGAGGGGGCCCTCCGACCGCCGCTCGCCGGCCAGGAGGTGTTCCCGAAGGTCGAGCACGGGCCGCTGCGCACCTGGATCGGGGTGGGCGGAAGCCCCGAATCGGTCGTGCGCGCCGCGCAGTACGGACTCCCGCTCGTCCTCGCGATCATCGGCGGGAGCCCCGCCCGGTTCGCCCCGCTCGCCGAGCTCTACCGGAAGGCCCTCGCGCAGTTCGGCCACGACCCGCAACCCGTCGCGGTGCACTCGCCCGGCATCATCGCCGAGACCGACGAGGAGGCGCTCGAGACGCTCTGGCCGCATTACGAGGTCATCATGAACCGGATCGGCCGCGAGCGCGGTTGGGGGGCCGTCACGCGAGCGCACTTCGAGGGTGAGGCGGGCCCGAACGGGGCGCTGTACGCGGGCTCGCCCGAGACCGTCGCCCGCAAGATCGCCTCGGCCGTGCGCGCGATCGGCGCCGAGCGGTTCGACCTGAAGTACTCCAACGGCACGCTCCCGCACGAGGCGATGCTGCGCACGATCGAGCTGTACGCCACTCGCGTCGTCCCGCGCGTGCGGGAACTGCTCGCCGAGTCCGGCGGGGCCGATCGAGCGGATGCCGCCGCGGCATCCTGA
- a CDS encoding carbohydrate kinase family protein — protein sequence MHPITVAGHICLDVAPSMLGHRGDAHAVSSTPEFWLHPGALREVGAARVTLGGAVANTGRALHDLGAPVSVSTTIGDDILGRVTRDLIDQSGFAATSVQVTSDWSTSYSVVVEPPEADRTFWHHVGANAAFDGTALEPRTGILHVGYPTLLPRLLEDSGHGLETLLRRAKKGGVTSSVDLAVYDRDSGGALVDWERVFTSTAPWTDLLTPSLDDLTSALGIAESYSESLVEELAQRFIDAGVAVVAISSGRHGLHVRTGSPDRLRRGGAALAAVADTWAQHSITRSAIQVRAHATTNGAGDASTAGFLFGLARGRSLDESTRLAIASAAAVVGGQRPTPTILTDLDSSLSSCFEGHVK from the coding sequence ATGCACCCGATCACCGTCGCCGGTCACATCTGCCTCGACGTGGCACCATCGATGCTCGGCCACCGGGGCGACGCGCACGCCGTGTCGAGCACCCCCGAGTTCTGGCTCCACCCCGGGGCCCTCCGCGAAGTCGGCGCAGCACGGGTCACCCTCGGAGGCGCGGTCGCGAACACCGGACGGGCCCTCCACGATCTCGGCGCCCCGGTCTCGGTGAGCACCACAATCGGCGACGACATCCTCGGACGAGTCACACGCGACCTCATCGATCAGAGCGGATTCGCAGCGACATCGGTGCAGGTCACGAGCGACTGGTCCACGTCGTACAGCGTCGTCGTCGAGCCACCCGAGGCGGATCGCACGTTCTGGCACCATGTCGGTGCGAACGCAGCCTTCGATGGAACAGCCCTCGAACCGCGCACGGGGATCCTCCACGTCGGCTACCCGACACTGCTCCCACGACTCCTCGAGGACTCCGGTCACGGGCTCGAGACGCTCCTGCGCCGGGCGAAGAAGGGCGGCGTCACGAGCTCAGTGGATCTGGCCGTGTACGACCGGGACTCGGGCGGCGCCCTCGTGGACTGGGAGCGGGTGTTCACGTCCACGGCGCCGTGGACCGACCTCCTGACGCCGAGCCTCGATGACCTGACTTCCGCACTCGGCATCGCGGAGTCGTACTCCGAATCCCTCGTCGAGGAGCTGGCGCAGAGGTTCATCGACGCGGGAGTCGCCGTCGTCGCGATCTCCTCCGGGCGCCACGGGCTCCATGTGCGAACAGGATCTCCAGACCGGCTCCGGCGTGGCGGCGCGGCCCTGGCCGCCGTCGCCGACACGTGGGCGCAGCACTCGATCACGCGAAGCGCGATCCAGGTACGCGCCCACGCGACGACGAACGGGGCCGGCGATGCCAGCACGGCCGGATTCCTCTTCGGCCTGGCGCGGGGCCGCAGTCTCGACGAGAGCACGCGCCTGGCCATCGCCAGCGCCGCAGCCGTCGTCGGAGGGCAGCGGCCCACGCCGACGATACTCACGGACCTGGACTCCTCCCTCTCCTCCTGTTTCGAAGGACATGTGAAATGA
- a CDS encoding Gfo/Idh/MocA family protein, with amino-acid sequence MTVREVNVAIIGAGLMGREVAAAIQRWPALVDHPVRPRLTAVCDIDVRAMDWFDRIESVTTKTTDYADLLADPAVDVVYVAVRHDLHERIYTDVIRAGKGLLAEKPFGIDVVAAEAIVDAMDEHPESFVRCSSEMPFFPGAQMAIDYVRSGALGRIVEARSSFLHSSDVDVRKPIGWKRQRAYCGEAGVMNDLGMHAWHVPLRLGWEPRSVYGVLQDIVSTRPDAHGAPAVCDTWDNAVLHCTAVHDGVEFPLTTETKRIAPGEKNTWVFEAIGLDGGVRFSSKNPKQVEIFATVDVPGTGVEQVWQRIDSGSQSVWPTVTGANFEFGFSDSILQMWAVYLAERDGALQMRFGAATPGEAVLTHRIFRAAIDSHEAGRAVDV; translated from the coding sequence GTGACGGTGCGCGAGGTCAACGTCGCCATCATCGGCGCGGGCCTGATGGGCAGAGAGGTCGCAGCTGCCATCCAGCGCTGGCCGGCCCTCGTCGACCACCCGGTGCGCCCGCGGCTCACGGCGGTGTGCGACATCGATGTCCGCGCGATGGACTGGTTCGATCGGATCGAGTCGGTGACCACCAAGACGACCGACTACGCGGATCTCCTCGCCGACCCAGCAGTCGATGTCGTCTACGTGGCGGTTCGGCACGACCTTCATGAGCGCATCTACACGGATGTGATCAGGGCGGGCAAGGGCCTCCTCGCCGAGAAGCCGTTCGGCATCGACGTCGTCGCCGCTGAGGCGATCGTGGACGCGATGGATGAACACCCGGAGTCGTTCGTTCGGTGCTCGAGTGAGATGCCGTTCTTCCCCGGCGCGCAGATGGCCATCGACTATGTGCGCAGCGGAGCGCTCGGCAGGATCGTCGAAGCGCGCTCGAGCTTCCTGCATTCGAGCGATGTCGACGTCCGGAAGCCGATCGGATGGAAGCGCCAGCGCGCATACTGCGGCGAGGCCGGCGTCATGAACGATCTCGGCATGCACGCCTGGCACGTTCCGCTCCGCCTCGGTTGGGAACCGCGCAGCGTCTACGGCGTGCTGCAGGACATCGTTTCGACTCGCCCGGACGCTCACGGTGCTCCGGCGGTGTGCGACACCTGGGACAACGCCGTACTGCATTGCACCGCTGTTCACGACGGGGTCGAATTCCCGCTCACGACCGAGACGAAGCGCATCGCCCCGGGCGAGAAGAACACGTGGGTGTTCGAGGCGATCGGCCTCGATGGCGGTGTTCGATTCAGCAGCAAGAACCCCAAGCAGGTCGAGATCTTCGCGACCGTCGACGTTCCGGGAACCGGCGTCGAGCAGGTCTGGCAGCGCATCGACTCCGGCAGCCAGTCGGTGTGGCCCACGGTGACCGGCGCGAACTTCGAGTTCGGCTTCTCCGACTCGATCCTGCAGATGTGGGCCGTGTACCTCGCCGAGCGGGACGGGGCGCTCCAGATGCGGTTCGGCGCGGCGACGCCCGGTGAAGCGGTGCTCACTCATAGGATCTTCCGGGCGGCCATCGATTCACACGAGGCCGGGCGAGCCGTGGACGTGTGA
- a CDS encoding class I mannose-6-phosphate isomerase has protein sequence MTIENASPIDLAAAGIQLDANQIPARFYRGGDRIAAFRRTGRAEPYTPEDWVASTTSAFGSADLGLSRLPGGEFLIDAIRRDPEFWLGAAHRASFDSDSMLLVKLLDAGERLPIHVHPDGAFASEHLRAPHGKAEAWYILTPGVIRLGLKRDISRIELERAVAEHDGRTLLELTHEREVAAGDTVFVPPGTLHAIGGGILLVEVQEPSDFSILLEWKGFAIDGDRHGHLGLGFDVALDAVDTGGRSSDEIDALIRRTPGPGSVLPPSALDYFRLDRTSGLATFDAGFSVVITLDGTATLSTDRSEQRLEPGSTTLIPHAAGRFEVTGECLIARPPLPR, from the coding sequence ATGACGATTGAGAACGCCTCGCCGATCGACCTGGCCGCGGCCGGGATCCAGTTGGACGCGAACCAGATCCCAGCGCGGTTCTATCGCGGAGGCGACCGTATCGCCGCCTTCCGGCGAACCGGGCGAGCCGAGCCCTACACGCCTGAAGACTGGGTGGCGTCGACGACCTCGGCGTTCGGCTCTGCAGACCTCGGGCTCTCGCGGCTTCCGGGTGGAGAGTTCCTCATCGATGCGATTCGTCGAGACCCCGAGTTCTGGCTCGGAGCCGCCCACCGGGCGAGCTTCGACTCCGACTCGATGCTCCTGGTAAAGCTGCTCGATGCGGGGGAACGCCTGCCGATCCATGTGCATCCCGACGGAGCGTTCGCCAGCGAGCACCTCCGGGCACCACACGGGAAAGCCGAGGCCTGGTACATCCTCACGCCTGGCGTCATCCGGCTCGGGCTGAAGCGAGACATCTCCAGGATCGAACTCGAACGTGCTGTCGCGGAGCACGATGGGCGAACACTGCTCGAACTGACCCATGAGCGCGAAGTGGCAGCCGGTGACACGGTGTTCGTTCCGCCCGGCACGCTGCACGCGATCGGCGGGGGGATCCTCCTCGTCGAGGTGCAGGAGCCGTCCGACTTCTCGATCCTCCTCGAGTGGAAGGGATTCGCGATCGACGGAGATCGTCACGGCCACCTCGGGTTGGGATTCGACGTGGCACTCGACGCGGTGGACACGGGCGGGCGGTCCTCCGATGAGATCGATGCGCTGATCCGACGGACTCCGGGGCCGGGATCGGTGCTGCCACCCTCCGCGCTCGACTACTTCCGACTCGACCGCACCTCGGGCCTCGCCACGTTCGACGCCGGCTTCTCCGTCGTGATCACCCTCGACGGCACCGCGACACTGTCGACCGATCGGTCGGAGCAGCGGCTCGAGCCCGGAAGCACCACCCTCATTCCGCACGCGGCCGGCCGATTCGAGGTCACGGGCGAGTGCCTCATCGCGCGGCCCCCTCTCCCCCGATGA